A genomic region of Phoenix dactylifera cultivar Barhee BC4 unplaced genomic scaffold, palm_55x_up_171113_PBpolish2nd_filt_p 000706F, whole genome shotgun sequence contains the following coding sequences:
- the LOC103720674 gene encoding beta-glucuronosyltransferase GlcAT14B-like — translation MIKRLNSVRVRVASMERKWIVPLAIGSTVSLLLLFLTTLSSPDAPLALLPLSLLPSSFLSSPSASNPFAAFYAPVFVESKLHPAPPSALPPPPRLAYLVSGSVGDGNSLKRTLLALYHPTNRYVVHLDLEAPLDERQDLHDFIARHPVFSAVGNVKMITKANLVTYRGPTMVANTLHAAAVLLREGGDWDWFINLSATDYPLVTQDDLLHTFSYLPRDLNFIDHTSNIGWKEFHRAKPIIIDPGLYMLKKADVFWIPQRRSVPTAFKLFTGSAWMALSRSFIDYCIWGWDNLPRTVLMYYANFLSSPEGYFHTVICNAQEFRNTTVNHDLHFISWDNPPKQHPHYLTMKHMKGMIDSNAPFARKFPKGDPVLDKIDADLLSRGPGMLVPGGWCVGSRENGSDPCLVVGNTTILRPGPGAVRLEHLMVSLLSEEKFRSRQCK, via the exons atgataaaGAGATTAAACTCGGTGCGAGTGCGGGTAGCGAGCATGGAGAGGAAGTGGATCGTGCCTCTGGCGATCGGCTCCAccgtctccctcctcctcctcttcctgacGACTCTCTCCTCCCCCGACGCCCCGCTCGCCCTCCTCCCACTctccctcctcccttcctccttcctctcctccccctcCGCTTCCAACCCCTTTGCCGCCTTCTACGCCCCCGTCTTCGTCGAGTCCAAGCTCCACCCCGCCCCACCCTCCGCCCTACCCCCGCCGCCCCGCCTCGCCTACCTCGTCTCCGGCTCCGTCGGCGACGGCAACTCCCTCAAGCGCACCCTCCTTGCCCTCTACCATCCCACCAACCGCTACGTCGTCCACCTCGACCTCGAGGCCCCCCTCGACGAGCGCCAGGACCTCCACGACTTCATCGCGCGCCACCCGGTCTTCTCCGCCGTCGGTAATGTTAAGATGATCACAAAAGCCAATCTTGTCACCTACCGCGGTCCCACCATGGTCGCCAACACCCTCCACGCCGCCGCCGTCCTCCTCAGGGAGGGCGGCGATTGGGACTGGTTCATTAATCTCAGCGCCACCGATTACCCCCTCGTCACGCAAGACG ATCTGCTGCACACCTTCTCCTACCTGCCGCGGGATCTCAACTTTATCGATCATACCAGCAACATTGGGTGGAAGGA GTTTCATAGAGCGAAGCCGATTATTATTGATCCGGGGTTGTACATGTTGAAGAAAGCTGATGTCTTTTGGATTCCACAGAGGAGGAGCGTGCCGACTGCATTCAAGCTGTTCACAG GTTCTGCGTGGATGGCACTTTCCCGTTCCTTCATCGACTACTGCATATGGGGCTGGGATAACCTTCCACGAACTGTTCTCATGTACTATGCCAACTTCCTCTCCTCCCCAGAAGGTTACTTCCACACAGTCATCTGCAATGCACAGGAATTCCGCAACACCACTGTCAACCACGACCTTCATTTCATATCATGGGACAACCCGCCGAAGCAACACCCTCACTATCTCACCATGAAGCACATGAAAGGCATGATTGACAGTAATGCTCCATTTGCTCGCAAGTTCCCTAAGGGTGATCCTGTACTCGACAAGATAGATGCCGATCTGTTGTCTCGCGGCCCTGGGATGCTTGTGCCAGGAGGTTGGTGTGTGGGGAGCAGAGAGAATGGGAGCGATCCATGCCTAGTTGTGGGTAACACCACGATTCTTCGACCCGGTCCTGGTGCTGTCAGGCTAGAGCATCTTATGGTGTCACTCTTATCAGAGGAGAAATTCCGCTCCAGACAGTGCAAGTAG